In the genome of Myxococcus stipitatus, one region contains:
- a CDS encoding HEAT repeat domain-containing protein, whose translation MKLKWSSRESLCAQLLSVLQSIPLEGPHPHESTSTSEHYRKLALYYRAHQRAPRRQSTRGHCIDLLARCAGPEQRGALREFLLDDREAMTARSSVLDAAVSLGLELTPGEFAGLLDEAVAARSWGNNLSLGELLSLARTEESCVIAEQALTRATAKQRVEVLLHSRGSPLHARLQHLLHARWLAEDQETIRREDPDRDLEVSVALATWEQPGSWDVLVRLAHEEVSVTLMDHVREGLPTEAFVRWARLRPKLYRQAAETLRLPLPELRAHFPVEDLRERLRHAATHQRLFTYVLDGVPAKRSENFPFAARLLAEWTEERPLLLSLLRHPDVAEHPRRALLAALLLVDRPAAIQWARESPGTADLPTLVRQLLHEVARAPRPEERPFFLEVLQGTDDVASCFALEALLALGGVGDTAQERVETLKRSTHPGLRVRAMAAQVRDGKREDLPELVRLAREAPEPWLRAEALRWLCEVDREAGQPCVEQALSDDSAWGDVPLAAAEALHALAKRGTPEDLSLLLNASVAVLETFSSAVRYSSYTFFQMHYLVDGSLQHHLARDEGREHGELPLPSVRAFAFDILAQARTPAAQPSRHTFPSALFEPWSRREWDLTDT comes from the coding sequence ATGAAGCTGAAGTGGTCCTCGCGCGAGAGTCTCTGCGCGCAGTTGCTGTCGGTCCTCCAGTCGATTCCGCTCGAAGGACCACATCCCCACGAGAGCACTTCCACTTCCGAGCACTACCGGAAGCTGGCGCTGTACTACCGAGCGCATCAACGGGCCCCCCGGAGACAATCGACGAGGGGGCACTGCATCGACCTGCTGGCGCGATGCGCGGGCCCTGAGCAACGTGGCGCCCTGCGCGAGTTCCTCCTGGATGACCGGGAGGCGATGACCGCCCGGAGCAGCGTCCTGGACGCGGCAGTCTCCCTGGGGCTTGAACTGACCCCAGGCGAGTTCGCGGGGCTCCTCGACGAGGCCGTCGCCGCGCGCAGCTGGGGAAACAATCTGTCCCTGGGCGAGCTCCTCTCCCTCGCTCGCACGGAGGAGTCCTGCGTCATCGCCGAACAGGCCCTCACGCGCGCCACGGCGAAACAACGTGTCGAGGTACTCCTCCACTCGCGGGGGAGTCCCTTGCACGCGCGGCTCCAACACCTGCTGCACGCGCGCTGGCTCGCCGAGGACCAGGAGACGATTCGACGCGAAGACCCGGACAGAGACCTCGAGGTCTCTGTGGCCCTGGCCACCTGGGAACAACCAGGCTCCTGGGACGTCCTCGTGCGCCTCGCCCACGAGGAGGTCTCCGTCACGCTGATGGACCACGTGCGAGAGGGCCTTCCCACCGAAGCCTTCGTCCGGTGGGCACGACTGCGCCCCAAGCTGTACCGGCAGGCGGCGGAGACCCTGCGCCTGCCGCTGCCCGAGCTGCGTGCCCACTTCCCCGTGGAGGACCTGCGCGAGCGCCTGCGCCACGCGGCGACACACCAGCGTCTCTTCACCTACGTGCTCGATGGCGTCCCAGCGAAGCGCAGCGAGAACTTCCCGTTCGCCGCCAGACTCCTGGCCGAGTGGACCGAGGAGAGGCCCCTGCTCCTGAGCCTCCTCCGCCATCCGGATGTGGCCGAACATCCCCGCCGCGCCCTGCTCGCGGCGCTCCTCCTCGTGGACCGGCCGGCCGCCATCCAGTGGGCTCGGGAGTCGCCAGGCACAGCGGACCTGCCAACACTCGTGCGCCAACTGCTCCATGAGGTGGCGCGGGCTCCCAGGCCCGAAGAGCGCCCCTTCTTCCTCGAGGTCTTGCAGGGAACCGACGACGTCGCCTCGTGCTTCGCGCTCGAAGCACTGCTCGCGCTGGGTGGCGTGGGCGACACGGCCCAGGAGCGGGTGGAGACGCTCAAGCGGTCGACGCACCCAGGCCTGCGCGTTCGCGCCATGGCTGCCCAGGTCCGCGATGGGAAACGCGAGGACCTGCCCGAGCTCGTGCGACTGGCCCGGGAGGCGCCCGAACCCTGGCTTCGAGCCGAGGCCCTGCGCTGGCTGTGCGAAGTGGACCGCGAGGCCGGGCAGCCCTGCGTGGAGCAAGCCCTCTCGGACGATTCCGCCTGGGGAGATGTGCCTCTCGCTGCGGCGGAGGCCCTTCACGCCCTCGCGAAGCGCGGCACCCCCGAGGACCTCTCCTTGTTGCTGAACGCCTCCGTCGCCGTCCTGGAGACGTTCTCCAGCGCGGTCCGCTACTCGAGCTACACCTTCTTCCAGATGCACTACCTCGTGGATGGGAGCCTCCAGCACCACCTGGCGCGCGACGAGGGGCGCGAGCACGGCGAGCTCCCGCTGCCTTCCGTGCGCGCGTTCGCCTTCGACATCCTGGCGCAGGCCCGAACACCAGCAGCGCAGCCTTCCAGGCACACCTTCCCGAGCGCCCTGTTCGAGCCCTGGAGCCGGCGCGAATGGGACCTCACGGACACCTGA
- a CDS encoding HNH endonuclease, whose product METLVLSQSYEPVARISWQRAVMLIFQGKVEVVEEYEDRFVRSVTVEIRMPSVIRFFRGQRKGPKGVKFSRENVYMRDHCRCQYCGLKVSRAEATYDHVIPRAQGGKTSWENVVIACVPCNQKKGNRTPEHAKMALRCVPVKPKKLPDVLHLSFIFEKGMPMSWAKFLRDVTYWHGELQT is encoded by the coding sequence ATGGAGACGCTGGTCCTCAGTCAGTCCTACGAGCCCGTCGCGCGGATTTCCTGGCAGCGCGCGGTGATGCTCATCTTCCAAGGCAAGGTCGAGGTGGTCGAGGAGTACGAGGACCGCTTCGTCCGTTCGGTGACGGTGGAGATTCGCATGCCCTCCGTCATTCGCTTCTTCCGCGGGCAGCGCAAGGGCCCCAAGGGCGTGAAGTTCAGCCGCGAGAACGTCTACATGCGTGACCACTGCCGCTGTCAGTACTGCGGCCTGAAGGTCTCTCGCGCCGAGGCGACGTACGACCACGTCATCCCTCGCGCCCAGGGTGGCAAGACGTCGTGGGAGAACGTCGTCATCGCCTGCGTGCCCTGCAACCAGAAGAAGGGCAACCGCACGCCCGAGCACGCGAAGATGGCGCTGCGCTGCGTGCCGGTGAAGCCCAAGAAGCTGCCCGACGTGCTGCACCTGTCGTTCATCTTCGAGAAGGGCATGCCCATGTCGTGGGCCAAGTTCCTCCGGGACGTGACCTATTGGCATGGAGAGCTGCAGACGTGA
- a CDS encoding RHS repeat-associated core domain-containing protein, producing the protein MVLIYGSQVAISCSSPLSVDEMTSEAVATAVARQASRAVLSLPPDTLLPTETLDDTAAKHTPGKLDVSVDGAATYSIPLWSPEGRGGVAPSLSLQYTSSQSNGLVGVGWGLSGLSQISRCGKTLAQDQTLAPIRFDDTDRFCLDGQRLVQVGAGTGWAEYRTEVDSFSKIVAHQPDALGPTWFEVWRQDGRIMSYGTMPETTRSRIEGRRLVVEPLGTTNPQQNNNYEGRGRLAWSLSEVADRSGNRMVVYYGFSEDVADGYAYEQWPLKIRYTFGPAGSALADAQRSVMFSYEPRTDTSFSFVSGFKLESTKRLKRVEMSGPPSGLLRSYSLEYRNDSISSRSLLREIKECDGLNVCARPTVFTWELGNLVFKRREQTMADGVTPGSLRALDVNGDGLDDLLYMAWSDSKWYFRLSRATPAQDSTQDPFSPPITAGLPSAGLNDPTAPGVFEVGDFNRDGRSDIVLLRFKERIPGAPLPNGGSFPARINYSLQAYLSTGTSFVAAGEERSLAQSEPFSVISMKLADLDGDLQPEIIVTWGTDLHWAYLKFDGTTLSGWTALPEASGRRAILAGDVDGDGTVELLARPGKKENAGIWHHGYGLTPEGQQKDFNIGQLASEYLRRVEWFADLNGDGLPDHLLSRDSGGDVIVSLNTGRGFLEAGLRVLPSEFAFPASIDGIGNRVDAGVRVVDFDGDGQQDIFLSKGNDSSVMNMSILLTRGTFFEGRVPRDETGAVLRRAANDQLMDVNGDGQADIVGAGITGELRLLQRVSTRADLMTHVQDGLGFQSSVHYAPLSDGRVYSSVTGTGPCSYPVFCVRGGGWVVSRVTSLASPWEDGARFDFLYAGGRRDVRGRGWLGFSQRVVKNAVTGTTTTTTFGNATQVQSFYPNARLPVVEMLEAPMGAGRVLTAERRTTRLYEVRVGSAGGEILALSESMVMDREWETPPASTGAILRQNVSTTGFDTRHGNKLWVEAVSGEGEASNWGATYDDDESQWLLGRVDRVTQTSGISAGGFVTRTTDYDYQSGTKLLLRETVEPTVSGTEAEDVRLVTTYQRLPSGVVAKVEQSDVLGRVRSTTLRYDAEEVFPVTMLNHLGHRTDYAFHPGLGVVALEQDANGLLRQRKYDGFGRLRSESAAGSDAWSFSYGRDEQGQSTLSAQSMGGEELFILHDWAGREILKRVRNFDDSYSAVGVSYDGLGRPKTVTMPYSVDATASPAVRSFEYDSLGRLQKVTQPDGSTIEHTYQSLQHRTKDENGHIRYTVEDRSGRVVRSVDVLAPGNELLTRYEYGAFNVLSSVVDAHQNRVSMQYDRLGRPTSLDDPDQGLTVTRYNAFGEVREQVDAAGGSTRYEHDALGRVISETRSDGTSTFNWDTAVDANGVANALGLLGSVTNGRDPQTTQDDVSSAFVYDSYSRVRQEFSRVEGQFFDLERTYDFVGRPDTVTYPAVGASPRMKIRYGYTPANTVRHVEQVSPVSKALWTATERNVSGFVSAEQFGNGVTTSRRRDAEGRLRFLETLGPQGAVQRLAYDYGLNGNLHHRDDLLAKVGEEFSYDALARLTDWVVTLNCKSARTRYEYDAISNLTRRRTTIGEGSGAIVTDVQSSFAGAAPHAVKAVGASTYNYDVKGNRRSSFDAATGVSTSIDYTSFNLPSSITRGTGTSTFAYDTAHGRVAKKHSNGDSTYYVSNLYEKRTVSGVVSHAFKVYVEGRAVAQANWTGNGAGGVATEWVYLHDDHLGTVESITDATGAVVERRKYEPFGEARSPLNPAMAKAPSVGGPGVRFGFTEHEEDAETGLVNMRGRLYDPKTASFLSPDPYVQAPILGQSYNRYSYVFNNPLNFVDPSGFSGLSLTSQGGVAFYDGQRAWGFEVIDITAPEADWLGLSGGWASFTGSMIGSIASEISAGIGRGLSVQAGIHRAKMDMVGALTNTVTEPLFFYNLVTTARITYEKEGLSEAVNLFNPVYHSLTSGYMAWEAYQKGDYEGYGYNVFNSGLSAVGAITGAAGTARAMAGGIAAKGATRITGARVLDDWDFDGAESAYNAIRQTDDVALVAANSGMRSSWVARIKDHLFNRTHILDDGVRRFDADPAIANAWQRLRGSAQTPADLQLLRHELFEARFEGIFRTDYRTAHRAANRAGYPSGLE; encoded by the coding sequence ATGGTGCTCATCTATGGCTCCCAGGTGGCGATCTCCTGTAGTTCGCCCCTCTCCGTGGATGAGATGACTTCAGAGGCGGTGGCCACCGCCGTGGCTCGTCAAGCAAGTCGCGCGGTGCTGTCGCTGCCGCCGGATACACTGTTGCCGACGGAAACGCTGGATGACACCGCGGCGAAGCACACTCCCGGTAAGCTCGATGTCAGTGTGGATGGTGCGGCGACCTATTCCATCCCGCTCTGGAGTCCAGAGGGGCGGGGCGGCGTCGCGCCGTCCTTGTCCCTCCAGTACACGAGCAGCCAGAGCAACGGCCTGGTCGGAGTGGGCTGGGGTTTGAGTGGGCTGTCGCAAATCAGCCGGTGCGGGAAGACTCTCGCCCAGGATCAGACCCTGGCGCCCATCCGCTTCGATGACACGGACCGATTCTGCCTGGATGGACAGCGGCTCGTGCAGGTCGGCGCGGGGACGGGATGGGCAGAGTACCGCACGGAGGTCGACTCCTTCTCGAAAATCGTCGCCCACCAGCCTGATGCCCTGGGCCCGACCTGGTTCGAGGTGTGGAGGCAGGATGGTCGGATCATGTCGTACGGCACGATGCCGGAGACGACTCGCTCTCGTATCGAGGGGCGGCGCCTCGTCGTGGAGCCGCTCGGGACGACGAATCCCCAGCAGAACAACAACTACGAGGGTAGGGGACGGCTCGCGTGGAGCCTCTCCGAAGTGGCGGACCGGTCGGGCAATCGGATGGTTGTCTATTACGGCTTCTCCGAAGACGTCGCGGACGGCTATGCCTACGAGCAGTGGCCCTTGAAGATCCGATACACCTTCGGGCCTGCGGGCTCGGCGCTCGCCGACGCGCAGCGCTCCGTCATGTTCTCGTATGAGCCGAGAACCGATACGAGTTTCAGCTTCGTCTCCGGATTCAAGCTCGAGTCCACGAAGAGGCTCAAGCGCGTGGAGATGAGCGGGCCTCCGTCGGGCCTGTTGCGGAGCTACAGCCTGGAGTATCGCAACGACAGCATCTCCTCTCGCAGTCTCCTGCGCGAAATCAAGGAGTGTGACGGCCTCAATGTCTGTGCGCGCCCCACGGTCTTCACGTGGGAACTCGGGAACCTGGTGTTCAAGCGCCGCGAGCAGACGATGGCGGACGGAGTCACCCCTGGAAGCCTGCGTGCGCTGGATGTGAACGGCGACGGTCTGGATGACCTGCTCTACATGGCCTGGTCTGATTCCAAGTGGTACTTCCGGTTGAGTCGCGCCACTCCCGCCCAGGATTCGACGCAGGATCCATTCTCACCGCCGATCACAGCAGGGCTTCCGAGCGCCGGTCTCAATGACCCCACCGCTCCAGGGGTCTTCGAGGTGGGGGATTTCAATCGCGATGGTCGCTCGGACATCGTCCTGCTGCGCTTCAAGGAACGCATCCCCGGGGCGCCCTTGCCGAACGGGGGATCTTTCCCAGCTCGGATCAACTATTCCCTCCAGGCCTACCTCTCGACCGGTACGTCGTTTGTCGCCGCAGGCGAGGAGCGGAGCCTCGCCCAATCCGAGCCCTTCTCCGTCATCTCGATGAAACTCGCGGACCTGGACGGAGACCTCCAGCCGGAGATCATCGTCACCTGGGGCACGGACCTGCACTGGGCATACCTCAAGTTCGATGGCACGACGCTGTCCGGGTGGACCGCCCTGCCAGAGGCTTCTGGCCGCCGAGCCATCCTGGCGGGGGATGTCGACGGTGATGGGACGGTCGAGCTGTTGGCCCGCCCGGGCAAGAAGGAGAATGCGGGCATCTGGCATCATGGCTACGGCTTGACGCCAGAGGGGCAGCAGAAGGATTTCAACATCGGCCAGCTCGCCAGTGAATACCTGAGGCGAGTGGAGTGGTTCGCGGACCTGAACGGGGATGGGCTGCCGGACCACCTCCTGAGCAGGGATTCGGGTGGAGATGTCATCGTCTCACTCAACACAGGTCGGGGATTTCTGGAAGCAGGCTTGCGGGTCCTCCCCTCCGAATTCGCGTTTCCCGCGTCAATCGATGGCATCGGCAATCGCGTGGACGCGGGAGTGCGCGTCGTCGACTTCGATGGAGACGGCCAGCAGGATATCTTCCTGTCGAAGGGGAATGATTCGTCGGTCATGAACATGTCCATCCTCTTGACCCGTGGAACCTTCTTCGAGGGGCGGGTTCCGAGAGATGAGACGGGGGCGGTGCTCAGGCGAGCTGCGAACGACCAGTTGATGGACGTCAATGGCGATGGCCAGGCGGATATCGTTGGCGCCGGAATAACCGGAGAACTCAGACTCCTTCAGCGTGTTTCCACCAGGGCGGATTTGATGACCCACGTCCAGGATGGACTGGGTTTCCAATCAAGCGTTCACTATGCGCCGCTGTCGGATGGCCGGGTGTATTCGAGCGTGACTGGGACGGGGCCCTGTTCCTATCCGGTGTTCTGTGTCAGGGGCGGCGGCTGGGTCGTTTCTCGAGTGACATCGCTCGCGTCCCCGTGGGAGGACGGCGCGCGGTTCGATTTCCTCTATGCGGGAGGACGCCGGGATGTCCGAGGGCGAGGCTGGCTGGGCTTCAGTCAGCGGGTGGTGAAGAACGCGGTGACAGGTACGACGACAACCACCACGTTCGGCAATGCGACGCAGGTCCAGTCGTTCTATCCGAACGCGCGGCTACCTGTCGTGGAGATGCTTGAAGCGCCCATGGGCGCCGGGAGGGTGTTGACGGCGGAGCGGCGCACGACTCGCTTGTATGAGGTGAGGGTGGGCTCGGCGGGAGGGGAGATCCTCGCTCTTTCCGAGTCCATGGTGATGGATAGGGAATGGGAGACTCCGCCCGCGAGCACTGGGGCCATCCTCCGTCAGAATGTCTCGACGACAGGTTTTGACACGCGCCATGGGAACAAGCTCTGGGTCGAAGCGGTCTCCGGAGAAGGGGAGGCATCCAACTGGGGGGCGACCTACGACGACGACGAGAGCCAGTGGCTGCTCGGGCGCGTGGACCGTGTGACGCAGACCTCTGGAATATCGGCTGGTGGGTTTGTTACGCGCACCACTGACTACGATTACCAGAGCGGCACGAAGCTCCTGCTGCGCGAGACGGTGGAGCCGACGGTCTCGGGCACGGAGGCTGAGGATGTCCGCCTGGTCACGACGTATCAGCGGCTGCCGAGTGGAGTGGTCGCGAAGGTCGAGCAGTCGGATGTCCTGGGCCGGGTTCGCTCGACCACCCTTCGTTACGATGCAGAAGAGGTGTTCCCGGTCACGATGCTCAATCATCTGGGCCACCGGACGGACTACGCCTTCCACCCTGGATTGGGAGTCGTCGCGCTCGAGCAGGATGCGAACGGATTGCTGCGCCAGCGGAAGTACGACGGCTTCGGGCGACTGCGAAGCGAGAGCGCGGCGGGGAGCGACGCATGGTCGTTCAGCTACGGGCGGGACGAGCAGGGGCAGTCGACCTTGTCTGCTCAGTCGATGGGCGGCGAGGAGTTGTTCATCCTCCATGACTGGGCGGGACGGGAGATCCTCAAGCGGGTCCGTAATTTCGACGACAGCTACAGCGCCGTCGGCGTGAGCTATGACGGGCTCGGCAGGCCGAAGACGGTCACGATGCCCTATTCGGTGGACGCGACGGCATCCCCCGCCGTTCGCTCGTTCGAGTACGACAGCCTGGGGCGGCTGCAGAAGGTGACCCAGCCGGATGGGTCGACCATCGAACATACCTATCAGAGCCTCCAGCATCGAACGAAGGATGAGAACGGCCACATCCGGTACACCGTGGAGGACCGGTCCGGACGCGTGGTACGGAGCGTGGACGTGCTCGCTCCTGGAAACGAGCTGCTCACACGCTACGAGTATGGTGCGTTCAACGTGCTCTCCTCGGTGGTCGACGCACACCAGAATCGCGTGTCCATGCAGTACGACCGGCTCGGACGGCCGACGAGCCTCGATGACCCGGACCAGGGGCTCACCGTCACTCGGTACAACGCATTTGGGGAGGTCCGCGAGCAGGTCGATGCGGCGGGGGGCAGCACGCGCTACGAACATGACGCGTTGGGACGCGTCATTTCCGAGACGCGCTCGGACGGGACGAGCACGTTCAACTGGGATACCGCGGTCGATGCGAATGGCGTCGCCAACGCGTTGGGGCTGTTGGGCAGTGTGACCAACGGCCGCGACCCGCAGACAACCCAGGATGATGTTTCCTCGGCGTTCGTCTATGACAGCTACTCCCGGGTCCGACAGGAGTTCAGTCGAGTCGAAGGACAGTTCTTCGACTTGGAGAGGACCTATGACTTCGTCGGGCGTCCCGACACGGTGACCTATCCGGCGGTGGGGGCCTCGCCGCGTATGAAGATACGGTATGGCTATACGCCAGCGAACACCGTGCGCCATGTCGAGCAGGTGTCTCCAGTCTCGAAGGCGTTGTGGACGGCCACTGAGCGGAATGTGTCGGGTTTCGTTTCAGCCGAACAGTTCGGGAACGGGGTGACGACCTCTCGCCGCCGCGACGCCGAGGGGCGCCTCCGATTCCTGGAGACCCTGGGGCCTCAGGGGGCCGTACAGAGACTTGCCTACGACTACGGACTGAACGGGAACCTCCACCATCGAGATGACCTGTTGGCGAAGGTGGGTGAGGAGTTCAGCTACGACGCGCTGGCGCGGCTTACCGACTGGGTCGTGACGCTCAATTGCAAGAGTGCGCGGACGCGCTACGAATACGACGCGATCAGCAACTTGACGCGTCGCCGCACGACGATTGGCGAGGGTTCGGGAGCCATTGTCACGGATGTGCAGTCGTCCTTCGCCGGGGCGGCGCCGCACGCCGTGAAGGCGGTCGGCGCCTCGACTTACAACTATGACGTCAAAGGCAACCGCCGTTCATCGTTCGATGCGGCCACGGGGGTGAGCACGAGCATCGACTATACGTCGTTCAATCTGCCTTCGAGCATCACCCGGGGAACCGGGACGTCGACCTTCGCGTATGACACGGCGCATGGGCGTGTCGCGAAGAAGCACTCGAATGGCGACTCCACGTATTATGTCTCGAACCTCTACGAGAAGCGGACTGTCTCGGGAGTGGTGTCGCATGCCTTCAAGGTCTACGTGGAGGGGCGTGCGGTCGCTCAGGCGAACTGGACTGGGAATGGTGCCGGTGGCGTGGCGACCGAGTGGGTCTATCTGCACGACGACCACCTCGGGACAGTAGAGAGCATCACGGACGCGACGGGAGCCGTCGTGGAGCGACGCAAGTATGAGCCTTTTGGAGAGGCGCGCAGTCCACTGAATCCCGCGATGGCGAAGGCGCCTTCCGTCGGAGGTCCAGGGGTCCGGTTCGGGTTCACCGAGCATGAGGAAGATGCCGAGACAGGCCTCGTCAACATGCGAGGGCGTCTCTACGACCCCAAGACAGCGAGCTTCCTGTCTCCAGACCCGTATGTCCAGGCGCCCATCCTGGGGCAGTCCTACAATCGTTACAGCTATGTCTTCAACAACCCGCTCAACTTCGTCGACCCATCTGGATTCAGCGGCCTCTCGCTGACGTCCCAGGGGGGCGTGGCATTCTACGATGGCCAGAGGGCGTGGGGATTCGAAGTCATCGACATCACGGCGCCGGAGGCCGACTGGCTGGGCCTGTCTGGAGGATGGGCAAGTTTCACCGGGAGCATGATTGGAAGCATCGCCTCGGAGATCTCAGCGGGTATCGGCCGGGGGCTCAGTGTCCAGGCCGGGATTCACCGCGCCAAGATGGACATGGTCGGGGCGCTCACGAATACAGTGACGGAGCCGCTGTTCTTCTACAACCTGGTCACGACGGCTCGTATCACCTATGAGAAGGAAGGGCTGTCAGAGGCGGTCAATCTCTTCAATCCCGTCTATCACTCCCTGACTTCTGGCTACATGGCATGGGAGGCCTACCAGAAGGGGGATTACGAAGGGTATGGATACAACGTCTTCAACTCTGGGTTGAGCGCGGTGGGGGCCATAACGGGGGCCGCCGGGACGGCGCGGGCGATGGCGGGTGGCATTGCCGCGAAGGGGGCAACCCGGATCACCGGGGCACGGGTTCTCGATGACTGGGACTTTGACGGCGCTGAATCCGCCTACAACGCAATCCGACAAACGGATGATGTCGCACTCGTCGCGGCGAATTCCGGTATGCGCTCATCGTGGGTGGCACGCATCAAGGACCATCTCTTCAATCGAACACACATCCTTGATGACGGCGTTCGTCGGTTTGATGCGGATCCTGCGATTGCCAATGCCTGGCAGCGCCTGCGGGGTAGCGCTCAAACTCCCGCGGACCTGCAGCTGCTACGCCATGAGTTGTTCGAGGCTCGCTTCGAGGGTATCTTTCGCACCGACTATCGCACTGCACACCGTGCTGCGAATCGAGCCGGGTACCCCTCAGGTCTGGAGTGA